ACAAAAGTTTGTCCGGCGTTCCCTCAGGGTGTGAGATAGTGAGTCAAAAGTTTGGCCGGCAATACCTCAGGGTGTGGAATTGAGAGACAAAAGTTTGTCCGGTGATCCCTCAGGGTGTGGGATAGTGAGACAAAAGTTTGGCTGGCGATACTTCAGGGTGTGGGATAGTGAGGCAAAAGTTTGGTTGGCGATCCCTCAGGGTGTGGGATAGTGAGTCAAAAGTATGGCTGGCGATATCTCAGGGTGTGATTAATTTACCAGCCTGTAAAAAAAACTTGAGTATAGTTGCCAACCTATATATATTACACAAAAGTAAGCATCTACCCTGTGATAAAAAAATATAAAACACTGAAAGCTAATTATTTAAGCACTATAAAACTTTTCATTCATCATTAAAGCATGTGGCATAATAACCCCAAAAAACGGAGGACTGTAGTGATGAAACTATTTAACAGTAAGTATGTGGCAGTGTTTGCTGTTTGCTCTGTGCTGAGTACCCCTTTTGCACTGTTTTCTTATGTAGTGATCGATGATCTGGAAGATGGGACCAATGTAAATAAGCTGGGGCACGAGTGGTATTTCTCTTGTGATGCCTACATTGGCGGAACATCAACGGTTACCAATGCGGGTACAGATGGAGACGAGTTGGTTTTTGAGGGCTCCTATACTCCAGGATACAACTCAAAATATTCCGCAAAACTAAGCTACCACATGGGTGAGCCAATTGAAGATACGGATGGTTACTTCGACCTGCTCCCCCGGGTAGTAATGGGGACCAAACTTGCTCCTGACGGGTACACCTTTTGTATGTCTTATGCACGTTCTTTTTCCTTTTGGGCCAAAGCTGAGGAACCTATTCAGGTACGTTTCAGACTGGAAACTGCCAATGTAACCGATGGGGCATACTATGGATACGATCTGTCGGTCGGCGATGATTGGGAGTATTATACCCTGCATATTACAGGTGGAACCGAGGGCTCCGGTGAACTTGCACAACCAGAAGAATGGGGAGGTTATGTACATTACGATCTTTCACAGACTACGAGGATCTCCTGGGAAATCATGGGATATGCTAACGAAACCGGCACCTTATGGATCGATAACCTTGCTATAGATGATGGTGTCCGATTACGAGGACCTGAACTGGTTTCACCTGTTGAAGACACCTTAGATTCTGGTATTCCGGTGGCATTTACCTGGAGACCGGAAAGAAATTGTGACTTCTACGAGCTGGAACTGTCTCGTTCAAGTGATTTTGATTCTTTGGTTGTCTATGAAGAAGAAATACTGGATACAACGTTTACTGTGTCGGGGCTTGATGGAGGAAATACCTATTTCTGGAGAGTACGAGAGAGGCTTTTAGATCATTCAGGGCCCTGGTCTGAGGGAGAGTTTGTTATTGCTAATCCTACCTCTGTAACACACAATCATATGAAGAATAGTTCAATGTCTCTGAGTATAAATGCCGGTAATCTACTCACCTACCATTTGCCGCGCAGAGGGGATATTTCTGTAGATCTTTATACACTTAACGGCCGCAGGCTAAATGTATACCGATCAAAGGGACAAGGCCCCGGGATACATAAGGTACAATTACCTCAGTCGCTTGCAAGTGGTTCATACACAGCTGTACTGCGTGCCGGTGAAACTACTGTGAAAGCGCCAATTGTTATCACCGATTAAGAAACAGTACAAAATGTTGGCACCGGGGATGGTGCCAACATCTTAGGTATGGTACTCTGCATTTATCTTCACGTAATCGTAGCTAAAATCACAGGTGTGCGCTACCGCGCCACACTCTCCGATACCAAGATCGATGTCAATTGGTACCACCTTTTCCTTTAGTAACTGATGCACCTTTTTGTAATCAAACTTCGCTGGTTGCAAATCTTCAAATACTTCAATACCGCAGAGCTTTATGGACATTTTGACTTTCGAAAACTCTGCACCCGAGTACCCTACCGCACAGGCAATTCTTCCCCAGTTGGGATCATTTCCAAACAGAGCACACTTGGTGAGATTTGAGTTGGCCACAGCTTTAGCAGCCTTTTGGGCATCCTGAGCGCTTTTTGCCCCGGTGACGTTAATCTCAACCCGCTTTGTAGCCCCCTCTCCGTCTGCGGCGATTTGTTTGCACAGATCGTTGCAGACCAAAAAGAGCCCCTCCTCGAAAGCTGCAATGTTGCTTTGTGTAATGGTGGTCCCCGATACCCCGTTAGCCAGCACAAGAACCATATCATTGGTCGAAGTGTCTCCATCAACGGTCAGATTGTTAAAGGTCTGGTCTACCACCTTTTTTATGGTATCGTTTAGAAGACTGCTGTCGATCTTTGCATCAGTGCATATAAAGGCGAGCATGGTAGCCATATTGGGGTGAATCATTCCGGAGCCCTTTGTGGTGCCACCAATATGAAAAGAGCCTCTTTGGGTAGAAACTTTTGCGGCCGCCTCTTTTTTCACCAGATCGGTAGTCATAATGGCTTTGGCAAATTGAAGGCCGGCATCAGGAGAGAGGGTGCTGACCACTTTGGGTATAGCTGAAGAGATCTTTTCCATAGGCAGAAGCTCTCCGATAACTCCGGTAGAGGCAACCAAAACAGAATGGTGATCAATTCCAAGTGCCGAAGCGGTAAGGGTGGCCAGGCTTTCATTGTCTTTTGCCCCCTTTCCACCGGTGCAGGCATTTGCGCATCCGCTGTTACACACCACTGCATGTATTGCATCTGATGGCAAAAGGGTATGACACCAATCCACACTCGATGCGCGTATGGCATTCTGGGTGAAGGTTCCGGCAGCAGCGCATGGGTATTCACTATAAATTACTCCCAGATCTGATTTGCCGCTCACTTTGATGCCCGCTTTAACCGCTGCTGCTTTAAAGCCCCTTGCAGCACATACGCCGCCTTGTATTATTTCTGAATACTTACCAGAGTTCAATTGTTTGGACATTCCTTTTTCTGACTCCTCGTTTTGTGCATACTGAACAGCCTGCGTTTGTGGCTTTTTAATCTTTTACTTGCTAAAAAAAGTATCCGACCTTATAATTAGGTTATACAAAACAGTCATAAATATGTTATTGCCATCACTGAGGTCAAGAAAACGCTTAAATTAATCATTGACAAGGCTTTTGGTTATAACATATTTATATAGGAATATGAATATGAAAAAATTAAAAAAGCAGCTTATTGTGCAGGCCTGTATCGGTGCACTGTTCTTCTCTCTAACGCATGGCTACACTGAGGAAGCGGATGGCATGGAGCAGGAAGTAATTAATGAAGAGGACAGTGCCGTAATATGGGAACCCTTCGCTTTTGATGATTACACTTACATATCGGGCAATCTGCTGGCATCCAGTGCTTTTCTCTGGGAACGAAAAGACAGGCCCAAAGGGGTCTTAAATCGTCCGGCGGATTCACGAGCTGTATTTCAGCTTCATGACAATGTCACCATAACCGGAGCTAATGCTGAGGCATTTGGGGTAGGAGATACTGTTGATCTGATCGCTCAAATTAAGAGCATGCGCTATGATGGCAAGCGCTACTGGCTCAAAAAAAGTCAGGGGCGAGCTGTAGTAGAGCGTGCTGATGGCAGGGAATTTAGAGCTAAGGTAATTAGACTGTGGGGTCAGGTTAAAGGCAATGAGTGGGTTATGCCGGCCAGACAGTTTGACTCCATCGAATATGAAACTCTTATTGATGCGCCGGTGAGCATCGATGCTGCTGTTCTTAGCAGGGTCCAGGAAACCAGATTTCCCCATATGAACCAAATGTTTCTTATAGATAAGGGACAAAGTGACGGAGTCGTTAAGGGTGATATATTTGCTGTCTACGACAACGCCGATGATCAACTGAATGAAATACTGCTTTTGGGCTTAGTTACCAGAGTCTATGATAATTACTCTACGTTGGTAATCCAGAAACTGTTTGAAAAACAGCTTTCTGAGGGGGACAGGGCTGTTCTTAAAAAGAGAATCGATGAGCAATGGTAAAGGATATTTTCTGTGACACGTTTTCTTTCGAATTTCGGGTGGCGTTTATTTGTTAGCAAGAGCAAAAGAAGTGTCCGGGGAAGTATCATTTTCCTTCTGGTTAATTTCCTTCTTCTTGCAGGCATACTTTTTACCATGGGAATGGTTTTGATCCTTCTGGGGATTGAAAATGTTTCCTTACCGTTTACTCATAGTGTTTTAAATACCCTGTCCAGACTTATTTTGTAATTCTTGATGGTGATTTCTACTTCGGCTATCCCGTAATCTGATAACTTTTGGATTAAAAAGGAATCGCAAAAGGTCTATGTCGGGTACTTTTTTTTATTTTTCTTCACTGTTTCTGCTCTGCCTTTTTTTTGCCGCCGGCTTCCTTTTTTTTAGAAGTAAAGGTAAAAGGGTTCATGCAGCCCTTCTCGTTTCAGATTCGGAGTACAAAAATCTGGAAGCGGTGTTTCACACAATTACCGATTATGTCTCGATTATCAGCCCCGATTTAAAGCTTATAAAGGTTAATGAGAGTTACAGAGCAGCTGCGGGTGGTAATTTTGAAGATTTTACCGGTCATAGCTGCTGGTCAAAACTGTGGGCTCAAAGTGGCAAATGTGAATGGTGTCCGGTTGAGCGGGTGAGGAGAACAGGAAAAGCGCTGGTTAACTCTCATGTTACCCTTAAGAGAAAAGAAGAGTTACGAACCTATAGCCTTAGTGTTTACCCAATCCGTGATAAATCCGGCTCTGTTGTTAATGTTATTGAGTACGTGAGGGATATTACTGAAGAAAATTCGATGATAGAGCAGCTTATTCGCTCCGAGAAGCTGGCAAGTATAGGTATAATGACCGCCGGAATCGCTCATGAGATGAATAATCCCTTGTCTGGTATAAGCGGAACAGCCATGAATATGCTTCAAATGCCCCAAAAGTATGGTCTTAATGATAAGGGTGTCAGTCGCATAAGTATAATCCTTGAAAATTCTGACAGAGCCACAGGCATTATGAAAGACCTTCTGAGGCTTTCAAGAAAACATGATAGTGAAAAGGTCTATGTTTCCATAAATGAGCTTATAGACAGGACTATGAACGCGATTCATTTTCCTGGTGCCGCAGAGGTGGAAAAAAGTTATAACTTTGACCCCCAACTGCCCCTGATTAGTTGTGATCCGGGCAAGATTGAACAGGTAATAATAAATATCATGACCAATGCAGTGCAATCGATAAAGGAAGAAAAAGAGAGGGTAAATGCACTGGGGCGGGCTTATAATGGCTTTATCTCCATATCTACCAAAAAGCAGGATGAGGTCGTTTTGATCTCAATTGCTGATAATGGTAAGGGTATTCCCAGGGAGATAAAAAACAAGGTTTATGATCCCTTTTTCACTACCCGGGCCCCCGGGCAGGGTACCGGGCTTGGGCTTAGTATCTGTTATCGTATTGTAGAGGAGCATGGGGGGAAATTATTTTTTGACAGTTTTGATGGAATGACCACGTTCTATGTGGCCCTGCCATGTAATGCCGATGGATTTGTTGAAACAAGTGTACTGGAACTTTTAAATGTATAAATTACTGGTTGTAGATGATGAACTATCCATAAGAACCATGCTTGTGGATTATCTGGAATCCCGCTACGATATTAAAGCTGCAGAAAATGGAACTGAAGCTCTCAGTCTCTTGCAAGAAGAGCAGTTTGATCTTGTTATCTCAGATATTAATTTACCTGGAATAAGTGGACCACTTCTTCTTAAGGAGATTAGAAAACGGTACCCTGATATTAAAACTGCTCTAATTACCGCCTATAATGTAGATGATTATATAAAGATTGCATGGGAGTGTTCAGTCAGCAATATTATTCCCAAAACCGTACCCTTTAATTTTTCTGAATTGGAATCGATTATACGGAGTCTCCTAAGCGGGGAAATTTTCGGCATTTGCCGGTACCTGCAATCGGATGCTGCGGTTTTTAAGACATTTTGTATCACCTCCTCTGCAAGCGCCCGTGAGGTAAGAGAGGAGATTACAGGGCTATTCAAGGAAAAGTTTGGTACTGCCGGTGATATGCTTCTTCTTTTGGATGAGGTTGTTACCAATGCTATTTATCATGCTCCGGTTCTTGAAGATGGAACAGAAAAGTATACCGAGTTTTCTGAGGTCCAGTTAGAATCTTGTGAGTACATACATATAGATTGCGCCTATGATTTTGAGAAGTATGGTGTATCGGTGGTGGATAATCAGGGTCGATTAACAAAAGAAACCGTACTGAAAAAAATCGAACGTCAGATAAGTGGTGCTGGGGTGTTGGATGATTCGGGGCGGGGAATACATATGAGCCGCCTTTTCTCCGACAGGATGATTATAAACATTGCTACAAATAAAAAGACAGAAGTGATTCTCATGAATTATTTTTCTAAGAAATATCGCGGGTATAAACCGCTGTATATAAATGAACTTTAATGAAGAAACTGTTCTACTGATACGCTGATCAAAAAAGTCACACCGCACTGTTGAGTGCGAAAAACTTCAAAACCAGTAATCTGATCACTTCAACACCAGAAAAAAGATAGTAGATCACCAGAATTAGTGACCTTCGGAAGATATAAGGGGGGTGAGAGAGAATGATCAACAGGTGCAGAGGAAGAAAAATAAAGCTTCAGGGCTTTAATAATTTAACTAAGTCATTGAGTTTTAATATTTATGATATATGCCACGCTAAATCTAAATCAAGTCAGATTGATTATCTTGAATATATAGATGAGGAGTATAATTCAGAGAAGCTGCGCAGTATTCTCGAAGAGGTTACAAATATCATTCAGGCAAAAATTGTCAACATATCCACTCAGGATTATGACCCCAGAGGGGCAAGCGTTACGATTCTTATAAACGAGGGTCATCATCCCCGTGAAGAAGGCGATGTCGTTGCGCATTTGGATAAGAGTCACATTGCGGCTCATACCTATCCTGAAAACAATACTGAAAACGGAATCGCTACGTTCAGAGTTGATATTGATGTATCTACCTGCGGTATGATATCGCCCCTTAAAGCTTTGGATTTTCTCATAGATAGCTTTGATTCTGATATAGTATTGATGGATTACAGAGTGCGCGGTTTTACAAGAGATGTGAGAGGTAAAAAGATCTATATAGATCATGATATCACTTCGATTCAGGACTATATCTCTGATGAAATATTGGATAACTATACAGCTTATGACATAAATGTTGTTTCGGATAATATCTTTCATACCAAGATGAAGCTTAAAAATCTTAAGCTTGAGAGTTACTTGTTTGGCTCTGAATACGATAAATTCTCAAAAACTGAAAAGAAGAGAGTTAAGGCGCTCCTGAAAAAGGAGATGCAGGAAATATTTGAATGCAGGAATATCTTTGGCCAGGAGGTTTAGTTGTCTGTTAAAAAAGATCGGGTGTTCAAAGAGGCTCTGAATCCACACTTTGGATATTACTATACCGTTAAAGAGACTCTTAAAAAGACTAAAACAAAGTACCAGAATATTGAATTGATCGACACTGAAGAGTTTGGAAGAGTTTTGTTGCTCGATAATATCACTCAGGTGGTTGAAAGTAATGAGTTTATGTACCATGAGCCAATGGTGCATCCGGCCATGTGTTCTCATCCCGACCCACAAAGTGTGCTTGTAATAGGTGGTGGGGATGGTGGGATTCTCCGTGAAGTGTTAAAGTATCCGACCGTAAAAAGAGTAGAGCACGCAGAGTTGGATGAAGGGGTGATAAATTTTTCAAAAGAGTATTTAACGAGTGTCCATGCAGGCTCTTTTGATGATCCCAGGGTGAATATAAATGTTACAGATGGACGCAAGTATGCTGATGAACATCCGGGTGAATTCGATGTAGTAATAATGGATATGACTGACCCGTTTGGGCCATCAAAGATGCTTTATACCAATGATTTTTTCAGAATAATCAAACGTTCCTTTAAAGACCGGGCAGGAATGTTTGTGATGCACTCTGAGTCGCCAATATCACGACCGGTAGCTTTTGGATGTATAACAAAAACTCTTGGGTCCACGTTTGCTCACGTAAATCCACTATACACTTATATTCAAATGTATGCGGTGCTGTGGTCAATAAGTCTCTCTTCAGATGAGGTTGATATCGCTTCTATAAAGGCTTCAACCATAGAAAGCAGATTGAAACAATATGGTATAGAGAATTTAAAGCTCTATAACGGGGCCACCCATGGCTCTATGCTCGTGACTTATCCATATATTGAGGAAATATTGAAACAGCCTGCCCGTATTATTACCGATGCGGAACCAGATTTTCCGGATAACTTCATCTTGTAGCTTAGGAAAGCGAGATCGTTCTGTTCTATGGATTTCTTAAGAGTCCGGGAGTTGGTGGCTGAGCATGGCACACCAACTCTATTTCTATCTAAAAGCAGGCTTAAAGATAACTACAGAACCCTTAGTGAGGCGCTTCCGGGGGTAGATTTATACTATGCAGTTAAATCAAATGCCCACCCGCAAATACTATCTATTCTCGATTCCCAAAACAGTTTTTTTGATGTTTGTTCAAATGGTGAGATCGATTTAATCAAGCAACAGGGGATTTCTGCAACCAGGTGTATACACACTCACCCTATTAAACGAGACAACGATATTCGCTATGCCCTAAAGTATGGCATCACCGTTTTTGTGGTGGATAACGAGGATGAGTTGCTTAAGTTTCTACCTTACAGGGAAAATGTGGAACTGCTTGTGAGGATGAGCATTCAAAACCCGGGATGTTTGGTTAATTTGTCTCATAAATTTGGTGTCGCGCCTGAAGAGACATTCAAACTGATCAGAAAAGCACATGAATTGGGTATACGGGTAAAGGGAATAAGTTTTCATACCGGTTCTCAGAACGAGAGTTCGTTAAAGTACATCGAGGCGCTTGAATATTGCAGAGATATATGTACCAAGGCTGCTCTTGAAGGAATTAATCTGGAGGTAATCGATATTGGAGGGGGATTTCCTATCAAATATCTGTCTCCGGTTTTACCAATGGCCGCATTTTGTCAGCCCATTAACGATTATCTTAGTCGTTATTTTTCTAATTACAGGATAATTGCGGAACCGGGCAGAATACTGAGTGGACCATCAATGTCTTTGGCTACAAGGATTATGGGACGCTCGTTGAGAAATGGCGTATGGTGGTATTATCTGGATGAAGGGGTGTATGGATCGTTTTCCGGAAAAGTGTATGATCATGCAGATTATCCCATGTTTGTGGCAAAAGAGGGGCCCAGATACAACTCGGTTCTTGCAGGTCCCACGTGCGATTCTATCGATGTTTTGTATGAAAATATCAGTTTGCCACTGATGGAAATTGGCGATTTGCTGCTTTTTGAGTCGATGGGAGCGTATACTACGGCCAGTGCATCTGAGTTTAATGGGTTTGAGAAAGCTAAAGTCGTGGTAGTTGAGTAGATGAATTATTATATTAGTAATAAGGCAATTGGAATTATAAAGGAGCCTTCCTGGTGTGAATAGCAAAATCCAGTGTTCAGAAGTAAATGAAACCTCCATATGGATTGAAAACCTGGTAAACGGGCGCTCAGGGCTTACGATTAAAGCCAGGCAGTCTGTGTTCTGTGGTTCCAGTCCATTTCAGAAAATTGAAGTGTATGATACCTACCGTTTTGGCCTGGTATTATGTCTTGGGGGGAGCATTGTTCTTACTGAAAAGGGAAGCGAACCCTATAATGAAATGATGGTTCATCCGGCCATGATAATGCACAAAAATCCCCAAACCGTTTGTATTATTGGTGGTGGGGACGGTGGTTGTCTAAAAGAGGTCCTTAAGTACCAGTGTGTAGAGCGGGTTGTGGTTGTTGAGATCGATGGTTTGGTGAAGGAAACGATTGAAAACTATTTTTCGCAGTTTAAACCAGGTTTTAAAGACCCCCGAACAGAGGTAATTATAGATGATGGGTATCAGTATCTAAAAAATTCAAGTAACACATTTGATCTGATACTGGTGGATTCCTATGATCCGGGTGGTCCTGTTCGTTCCCTTGAATCAGCTGACTTTTATAGTTTAGTTGCAAATCGACTGAATAGTGAGGGCTTGGCT
This region of Chitinispirillales bacterium ANBcel5 genomic DNA includes:
- a CDS encoding fibronectin type III domain-containing protein, translating into MMKLFNSKYVAVFAVCSVLSTPFALFSYVVIDDLEDGTNVNKLGHEWYFSCDAYIGGTSTVTNAGTDGDELVFEGSYTPGYNSKYSAKLSYHMGEPIEDTDGYFDLLPRVVMGTKLAPDGYTFCMSYARSFSFWAKAEEPIQVRFRLETANVTDGAYYGYDLSVGDDWEYYTLHITGGTEGSGELAQPEEWGGYVHYDLSQTTRISWEIMGYANETGTLWIDNLAIDDGVRLRGPELVSPVEDTLDSGIPVAFTWRPERNCDFYELELSRSSDFDSLVVYEEEILDTTFTVSGLDGGNTYFWRVRERLLDHSGPWSEGEFVIANPTSVTHNHMKNSSMSLSINAGNLLTYHLPRRGDISVDLYTLNGRRLNVYRSKGQGPGIHKVQLPQSLASGSYTAVLRAGETTVKAPIVITD
- the argJ gene encoding bifunctional glutamate N-acetyltransferase/amino-acid acetyltransferase ArgJ yields the protein MSKQLNSGKYSEIIQGGVCAARGFKAAAVKAGIKVSGKSDLGVIYSEYPCAAAGTFTQNAIRASSVDWCHTLLPSDAIHAVVCNSGCANACTGGKGAKDNESLATLTASALGIDHHSVLVASTGVIGELLPMEKISSAIPKVVSTLSPDAGLQFAKAIMTTDLVKKEAAAKVSTQRGSFHIGGTTKGSGMIHPNMATMLAFICTDAKIDSSLLNDTIKKVVDQTFNNLTVDGDTSTNDMVLVLANGVSGTTITQSNIAAFEEGLFLVCNDLCKQIAADGEGATKRVEINVTGAKSAQDAQKAAKAVANSNLTKCALFGNDPNWGRIACAVGYSGAEFSKVKMSIKLCGIEVFEDLQPAKFDYKKVHQLLKEKVVPIDIDLGIGECGAVAHTCDFSYDYVKINAEYHT
- a CDS encoding ATP-binding protein gives rise to the protein MSGTFFYFSSLFLLCLFFAAGFLFFRSKGKRVHAALLVSDSEYKNLEAVFHTITDYVSIISPDLKLIKVNESYRAAAGGNFEDFTGHSCWSKLWAQSGKCEWCPVERVRRTGKALVNSHVTLKRKEELRTYSLSVYPIRDKSGSVVNVIEYVRDITEENSMIEQLIRSEKLASIGIMTAGIAHEMNNPLSGISGTAMNMLQMPQKYGLNDKGVSRISIILENSDRATGIMKDLLRLSRKHDSEKVYVSINELIDRTMNAIHFPGAAEVEKSYNFDPQLPLISCDPGKIEQVIINIMTNAVQSIKEEKERVNALGRAYNGFISISTKKQDEVVLISIADNGKGIPREIKNKVYDPFFTTRAPGQGTGLGLSICYRIVEEHGGKLFFDSFDGMTTFYVALPCNADGFVETSVLELLNV
- a CDS encoding response regulator, whose protein sequence is MYKLLVVDDELSIRTMLVDYLESRYDIKAAENGTEALSLLQEEQFDLVISDINLPGISGPLLLKEIRKRYPDIKTALITAYNVDDYIKIAWECSVSNIIPKTVPFNFSELESIIRSLLSGEIFGICRYLQSDAAVFKTFCITSSASAREVREEITGLFKEKFGTAGDMLLLLDEVVTNAIYHAPVLEDGTEKYTEFSEVQLESCEYIHIDCAYDFEKYGVSVVDNQGRLTKETVLKKIERQISGAGVLDDSGRGIHMSRLFSDRMIINIATNKKTEVILMNYFSKKYRGYKPLYINEL
- the speD gene encoding adenosylmethionine decarboxylase; its protein translation is MINRCRGRKIKLQGFNNLTKSLSFNIYDICHAKSKSSQIDYLEYIDEEYNSEKLRSILEEVTNIIQAKIVNISTQDYDPRGASVTILINEGHHPREEGDVVAHLDKSHIAAHTYPENNTENGIATFRVDIDVSTCGMISPLKALDFLIDSFDSDIVLMDYRVRGFTRDVRGKKIYIDHDITSIQDYISDEILDNYTAYDINVVSDNIFHTKMKLKNLKLESYLFGSEYDKFSKTEKKRVKALLKKEMQEIFECRNIFGQEV
- the speE gene encoding polyamine aminopropyltransferase; this encodes MSVKKDRVFKEALNPHFGYYYTVKETLKKTKTKYQNIELIDTEEFGRVLLLDNITQVVESNEFMYHEPMVHPAMCSHPDPQSVLVIGGGDGGILREVLKYPTVKRVEHAELDEGVINFSKEYLTSVHAGSFDDPRVNINVTDGRKYADEHPGEFDVVIMDMTDPFGPSKMLYTNDFFRIIKRSFKDRAGMFVMHSESPISRPVAFGCITKTLGSTFAHVNPLYTYIQMYAVLWSISLSSDEVDIASIKASTIESRLKQYGIENLKLYNGATHGSMLVTYPYIEEILKQPARIITDAEPDFPDNFIL
- a CDS encoding type III PLP-dependent enzyme; translated protein: MDFLRVRELVAEHGTPTLFLSKSRLKDNYRTLSEALPGVDLYYAVKSNAHPQILSILDSQNSFFDVCSNGEIDLIKQQGISATRCIHTHPIKRDNDIRYALKYGITVFVVDNEDELLKFLPYRENVELLVRMSIQNPGCLVNLSHKFGVAPEETFKLIRKAHELGIRVKGISFHTGSQNESSLKYIEALEYCRDICTKAALEGINLEVIDIGGGFPIKYLSPVLPMAAFCQPINDYLSRYFSNYRIIAEPGRILSGPSMSLATRIMGRSLRNGVWWYYLDEGVYGSFSGKVYDHADYPMFVAKEGPRYNSVLAGPTCDSIDVLYENISLPLMEIGDLLLFESMGAYTTASASEFNGFEKAKVVVVE
- the speE gene encoding polyamine aminopropyltransferase, yielding MNSKIQCSEVNETSIWIENLVNGRSGLTIKARQSVFCGSSPFQKIEVYDTYRFGLVLCLGGSIVLTEKGSEPYNEMMVHPAMIMHKNPQTVCIIGGGDGGCLKEVLKYQCVERVVVVEIDGLVKETIENYFSQFKPGFKDPRTEVIIDDGYQYLKNSSNTFDLILVDSYDPGGPVRSLESADFYSLVANRLNSEGLAVFQTDSPILREEFLRRAIMNVSSLFAQYKSYISFMRTFPEGICSFLVASIQKDGLDTFSHKRYEQIGDSLRYYNDEIHRGAFLLPQNIRTILRP